A genomic stretch from Streptomyces sp. QL37 includes:
- a CDS encoding MarR family transcriptional regulator encodes MHQPSAPGTAHGPRTAGVTPSSVLSLNAYLMYATGKAARRRLTGTLTAHGLRLWHLTILAMLDEAGRLSKGDLASRLDMNQSDLTRTVTDLDAAGYVVCARDPSDRRRIEVALTAAGRCALARLDADVAATEAELLAPLSSEEREQFASLLRRVHSHLERDRAADGLTAPAPGPRAPGEDGGRDTHPGAPRRV; translated from the coding sequence ATGCACCAGCCGAGCGCTCCGGGGACGGCCCACGGGCCCCGGACCGCGGGCGTGACGCCGTCGAGTGTGCTGAGCCTCAACGCCTATCTCATGTACGCGACGGGCAAGGCCGCACGCCGCAGGCTCACCGGCACACTGACGGCTCACGGGCTGCGGCTGTGGCACCTGACCATCCTGGCCATGCTGGACGAGGCCGGCCGGCTGTCCAAGGGCGACCTCGCCTCTCGACTGGACATGAACCAGAGCGATCTGACCAGGACGGTCACGGACCTGGACGCGGCCGGATACGTCGTGTGTGCCCGGGACCCCTCGGACCGCCGCCGAATCGAGGTCGCCCTGACAGCGGCGGGCAGATGCGCGCTGGCACGGCTCGACGCCGATGTGGCCGCCACCGAGGCGGAGCTGCTCGCCCCGCTGAGCTCCGAGGAACGCGAGCAGTTCGCCTCCCTGTTGCGCCGCGTCCACTCGCACCTGGAACGGGACCGGGCGGCCGACGGCCTCACGGCCCCTGCCCCCGGACCGCGGGCTCCGGGGGAGGACGGGGGGCGTGACACGCATCCGGGCGCCCCGCGCCGCGTGTGA